From Levilactobacillus zymae, a single genomic window includes:
- a CDS encoding ABC transporter permease, whose translation MLKTWIVTCETYLRQVKSWSFFFMVLGPFLMLGLTVGITYVSSRSNASSQNIAVIAETPALRQNFIAENPSNIDQQITTVTAAKKALHQNHLAGYLVLRQTDHQLRADYHGPKALGKGLKAQVQNYLAQTQQVTNYQQAKLTAKQQRLLQRTPKLTQHIAASTGTANLAKTISFWLIVTMIYIILVTYASITAQEIASDKGTKIMEIIFSSTTAVSYFVGKICGILLVILTQIAIYLLGGWAIYSWALSRPHLHAMWTQYHALVTAILHNLLNLNLLYLLVGVVLFTLVAAYSGAVVAKAEDASKAAQPVVMLGMVGFFATFPFQNNLDALPVKIMSYVPFLSSYFMPMRIINGTVSLGTQWLSLGLALLTVAALAGYIGRKYQHLMLQTDSHSIWQHLFQRH comes from the coding sequence ATGCTTAAAACCTGGATTGTCACCTGTGAGACCTATCTGCGTCAGGTCAAGTCCTGGAGTTTCTTCTTCATGGTCTTAGGCCCGTTTCTGATGCTGGGACTGACCGTGGGAATCACCTACGTCAGCAGCCGCAGTAACGCCAGCAGCCAAAACATCGCGGTCATCGCCGAAACGCCGGCGCTCCGGCAAAACTTTATCGCCGAGAACCCCTCGAACATCGATCAGCAAATCACCACGGTGACCGCCGCCAAAAAGGCCCTGCACCAAAATCACCTGGCCGGCTACCTGGTTTTGCGCCAGACCGACCACCAACTACGCGCCGACTACCATGGGCCCAAAGCCCTAGGCAAGGGACTCAAGGCCCAGGTCCAAAACTACCTGGCCCAGACCCAGCAGGTCACCAATTATCAACAGGCCAAGTTAACGGCCAAGCAACAACGGCTGCTCCAACGCACGCCCAAGCTGACCCAGCACATCGCGGCCAGCACCGGGACGGCTAACCTGGCCAAGACCATTTCGTTTTGGCTGATTGTCACCATGATCTACATCATCCTGGTGACCTACGCCTCGATCACCGCCCAGGAAATTGCCTCCGATAAGGGCACCAAGATCATGGAGATCATCTTTTCCAGCACCACCGCGGTCAGTTACTTCGTGGGTAAGATTTGTGGGATCTTGCTGGTAATTCTCACCCAGATTGCCATTTATCTCCTGGGTGGTTGGGCCATCTACAGTTGGGCGCTGAGTCGCCCGCATTTGCACGCGATGTGGACCCAGTACCACGCCCTGGTCACGGCGATCCTGCACAACCTCTTGAACCTCAACCTGCTGTACCTCTTGGTCGGCGTGGTGCTGTTCACCCTAGTCGCCGCCTACAGTGGGGCCGTGGTCGCCAAAGCCGAGGACGCCTCCAAGGCCGCCCAACCGGTGGTCATGCTGGGAATGGTCGGCTTCTTCGCCACCTTCCCCTTCCAGAACAACCTGGACGCCCTGCCGGTCAAAATCATGTCCTACGTGCCATTTCTGTCGTCGTACTTCATGCCGATGCGAATCATCAACGGCACCGTCAGTCTGGGCACCCAGTGGCTCTCGCTGGGGTTAGCCCTCTTGACGGTGGCCGCGCTGGCCGGATACATCGGCCGCAAATACCAACACCTGATGCTGCAGACCGATAGTCATAGTATCTGGCAACATCTCTTCCAGCGTCATTAG